The nucleotide window TTTAAAATGCTGTGTACCCATTTTCCATCTCCCTTGTTATGAATTACTTTGTCACCGTCATTAACGCATACTTCATTAAATTATCTACTAGTACACCGAGCTGGGCAAAGCGCGGGTCATTCGTTTGCCCCTTTTTATAACGCGCATAAATTTGTTGCCCGATTACGGCTAATTTAAAATACGCAAATGTTAAATAGAAATCGATATTGGACATGTCACGACCGCTTTTTTCGGCATAGGCTTGCACAAATTGAGCTCTAGTATAAAAGCCTTCTAACACTGTGACAGGCGGTTTGCCTAGTGCTGCTTTTAGTAATGGGGGATCATCTGCCTGTAGCCAATAGCATAATGCAACGCCAACATCTGCAAGCGGGTCCCCAACCGTCGTCATTTCCCAATCAAATAGACCGGTCACTTGTTCAAAGTCATCGGAAAACATCATATTATTTAGTTTGTAATCGTAATGAATCACAGTTGCCTCTGACTGTGCTGGAATATGTGTCAGTAACCATATTTTTAGCTGCTCTACCTCAGCGATATCAGCGGTTTTCGCACGCTCATAACGACCAATCCAGCCTACTACCTGGCGTTCCATAAACCCATCTGGTTTCGTCATCGAAGCGAGTGCCGTCTTCGTATAATCAATCGCATGCAAGTCAACTAATGTCTCGACCATCATCTTAGATATCCGCTGTCCGATTTCTGGTGAGTACGAGACATGCTCGGGAAATTCTGTATCAAGGACGATGCCTTTTCGACGTTCCATTACAAAAAATGGACTGCCAACTACAGACCTATCATTGGAAAATACGTACGGCTTTGGAATGGCAGGAAATACACTATAGAGCGATGTTAAAATGGCATGCTCTCGTTCCATATCATGCGCTTTTGGTGCGATTGGTCCATGCGGTGGACGACGCAGTACTGCTTCAAAATCAGCACATCGAATTAAATACGTTAAATTAGAGTGTCCTGTTCCAAATTGCTCAATGTCAACTGGTGCATCGGGTAGTTCTGCTATATGTGCATGCAAAAATCGTGCAATGCGTGCTACATCTAACTCCTCACCATTACGTACTGCGATTGTATCCTTCATATTCACATCTCCTCACTAGTTGGTACTACGCCATGTAAAATTAAATCGACAAAAATAATTGTTAACTGCTTTGGCGAAATTTCCCCAGCTGGGTGGTACCATTGATAGCTCCAGTTTGTCATGCCTAGTATGGCAAAAGAGAGCATGTCTGTTTGTAGCTGTGTCCGAAACTCTCCTGTTTCGATACCTTGCTGTAAAATATGAACAATTCGTTGGCGGAATGTATCGCGCTTTTCACGAATTTGTGCTGCATGTCGGTGATCTAAATGCCGAATTTCACGGAAAAAAACACGTCCTTCAGCGCCTTTTTGCTCTATATCAGTTAGTAACAAATAAACAGTAGCCTCTAACTTTTCTCGATTTGTTTTCACATTAACGACAGCTTTAGCCTGGCGCGCAAGTAAATCCGTAATATAGTCGTCATGAATATCCATGAGCAATTGTTCTTTACTTGAAAAGTAGTAATAAAACGTTCCTTTTGTGACGTCCAATGAATCGACGATATCTTGAATGGATGTAGCAGAAAAACCCTTTTTTTCGAATAGTAAAATGCTATTATCGATAATTTTTTGTTTCATTTGGTCCTCCTATAAGGCACTGACACCGCCATCTACGACCAATACATCACCTGTAACATAGTCAGAGGCAGCAGAGGCTAAGTAAACAGCCGCGCCTTTTAAATCTTGATCATTACCCAATCGTTTCAATGGTGTTAATGTTAGAATTTGCTCCTTGCCGTATTCGATTAATTGGCTCGACATTTTTGTTGGGAAGAAGCCCGGTGCAATCGCATTGACGCAAATATTATGACGCCCCCATTTCACTGCCAAGTCCTGCGTAAAGGTTATGACAGCGCCTTTACTCGTGTTATAAGCAATCGTTTGCATAAATTCTGGTGTACCACCGAAGCCTGCAATAGAGGCAATATTAATGATTTTGCCTTGTTTTTGTGAAATCATTACTTTGCCGACTTCCTGACTCATTAAGAAGGTGCCGGTTACGTTAATATTCATCACCTTATCCCAAGCTTCCTTTGCCATATTTTCCACCTTATCTGCCCAGGAAGTGCCGCTATTGTTAACTAAAATATCAATTGTGCCGAATGCCTCGACCGCTTTGGCTACAACATCTTTTACATCTTCAGGGTTTGTCACATCACAGGCAAGAGCTATTGTTTTCACTGGAAATACTTGCGCGATTTCATCTGCTACTTCCTGGCATGCCTGCTGATTGCGTGAGCAGAGCACTAAGTTTGCGATGCCTGCTTCGGCAAAGCCTTGTGCAATTTGAGCACCTAAGCCTCGTCCACCACCTGTAATAATGGCTGTTTTACCCGTTAATTTAAATAGCTCTAAAACGCTCATATATTTACACTCTCCCTTAACGCTTGTTGTTTTTTTAGCTCGAGCTTGGCAATTTGTGCACGATGTACTTCATCTGGGCCATCTGCTAGTCGAAGTGTACGAGCTTGAACCCAAAGGAAAGCAAGAGGGGTGTCCTCACTAACACCAGCAGCACCGAAAGCTTGAATAGCGCGGTCAATGACGTTGAAGGCCATTTGCGGTGCAACGGCTTTAATCATCGCAATTTCTTGTTTTGCCTCTTTATTACTAACTGTGTCCATCATGTAGGCAACCTTTAAAGTCAGCAGTCGTGCCTGTTCAATTTCCAAGCGAGACTGCGCAATCCAATCCTGAATGACGCCTTGATGAGCGAGCTTTTTTCCAAATGCCTCACGCTGCTGTACACGCTTGCACATTTCTTCAATAGCACGTTCTGCTGATCCAATTAATCGCATACAATGATGGATGCGTCCCGGACCTAAGCGCCCTTGCGCAATCGCAAAGCCTTTTCCTTCACCCCATAGTAGATTTGCTACAGGTACACGCACATTTGTAAAAGTGACTTCCATATGGCCATGTGGTGCATGATCATAGCCGAAAATGGTTAGCGGTCGCTCTACTTTAATACCTGGTGTGTCCATCGGTACTAA belongs to Solibacillus sp. FSL R7-0682 and includes:
- a CDS encoding acyl-CoA dehydrogenase, translating into MHFAYSEKVLALQEKLTKFMEEYIYPNELAYEEYVNAQANRWASVPPFMEVLKQKAKEQGLWNLFLPDSEYGMGLTNLEYAPLCEIMGRSHIAPEVFNCAAPDTGNMEVLVRYGSEDQKKQWLEPLLAGDIRSCFAMTEPAVASSDATNIEASIVRDGDEYVINGHKWWSSGAGDPRCKIAIFMGKTDPNAAIHEQQSMILVPMDTPGIKVERPLTIFGYDHAPHGHMEVTFTNVRVPVANLLWGEGKGFAIAQGRLGPGRIHHCMRLIGSAERAIEEMCKRVQQREAFGKKLAHQGVIQDWIAQSRLEIEQARLLTLKVAYMMDTVSNKEAKQEIAMIKAVAPQMAFNVIDRAIQAFGAAGVSEDTPLAFLWVQARTLRLADGPDEVHRAQIAKLELKKQQALRESVNI
- a CDS encoding TetR/AcrR family transcriptional regulator, coding for MKQKIIDNSILLFEKKGFSATSIQDIVDSLDVTKGTFYYYFSSKEQLLMDIHDDYITDLLARQAKAVVNVKTNREKLEATVYLLLTDIEQKGAEGRVFFREIRHLDHRHAAQIREKRDTFRQRIVHILQQGIETGEFRTQLQTDMLSFAILGMTNWSYQWYHPAGEISPKQLTIIFVDLILHGVVPTSEEM
- a CDS encoding phosphotransferase family protein, translating into MKDTIAVRNGEELDVARIARFLHAHIAELPDAPVDIEQFGTGHSNLTYLIRCADFEAVLRRPPHGPIAPKAHDMEREHAILTSLYSVFPAIPKPYVFSNDRSVVGSPFFVMERRKGIVLDTEFPEHVSYSPEIGQRISKMMVETLVDLHAIDYTKTALASMTKPDGFMERQVVGWIGRYERAKTADIAEVEQLKIWLLTHIPAQSEATVIHYDYKLNNMMFSDDFEQVTGLFDWEMTTVGDPLADVGVALCYWLQADDPPLLKAALGKPPVTVLEGFYTRAQFVQAYAEKSGRDMSNIDFYLTFAYFKLAVIGQQIYARYKKGQTNDPRFAQLGVLVDNLMKYALMTVTK
- a CDS encoding SDR family oxidoreductase, which translates into the protein MSVLELFKLTGKTAIITGGGRGLGAQIAQGFAEAGIANLVLCSRNQQACQEVADEIAQVFPVKTIALACDVTNPEDVKDVVAKAVEAFGTIDILVNNSGTSWADKVENMAKEAWDKVMNINVTGTFLMSQEVGKVMISQKQGKIINIASIAGFGGTPEFMQTIAYNTSKGAVITFTQDLAVKWGRHNICVNAIAPGFFPTKMSSQLIEYGKEQILTLTPLKRLGNDQDLKGAAVYLASAASDYVTGDVLVVDGGVSAL